The window GCAGGAATCACAAACCCGAGGCTGCGCACCAGATGGGGGGCATTGCGGCTCAGGAGGCCCCGTTCATGGAGGGCTTCACGCACCAGAGAGACGTTGCCCTGTGCCAGATAGCGCACCCCTCCGTGCACCAGTTTGGTGCTTCGGCTGGAGGTGCCTTTGGCAAAATCGTGGGCTTCGATCAACAGGGTTTTGTACCCTCTGGCTGCCGCGTCCACGGCGGAACCCAGTCCGGTGGCTCCTCCTCCAATCACGATCACATCAAAAGTGTCGTTGAGTCTGTTGAGTACGTTTTTCCGGTTCATGCTGGGCCTCCATCTTTACCACTGTGCAGGGGTTGTTGCAGGGGTGCTGTTTGATCTGTCACGGTCCGGGCGCAATTGGCCTTTTTATTTCAGAGTAGAAGACCTTGAGCAACAGGTCAAAAGGTTTGAACACTTGTTCAAAAGCGGTTTGTTCACCAGAGCAATCGGCGTGTTCCACCCCTGTTCCCTTTTGTGGAGGAAAAGAAAATTCCGGCAAGGCTGACCCTTGAAGTCCTCCGGTGAAAGGTTCTGCAAGACACTGGAATCGGGGAAACAGAAGAAAAATCTGCAAAAGAAAACCTGCTGGACACCCAGCAGGTCAAAAACACATCGCAATGATCAGTCGATCTGTTCGCTGACGGCTGATGGCTGATGGCTGCCCTGCACAATCATGCCCTCTTCATCGATGTCAGGGTAAGGCTCGCCTTTGTTGCGGTAAATTTCCGCGAGGTCCGGGTACAGCCACTCGAAGGTGAGCGTTTTGAGGGTTTCTGGGTCCACCTGAGGGGCTTTGTACATCCCGGCCACCTGACGTTGCCTCTGGGCTTCAAACAGGATGGTGGCAGCGGCCACAGAAACGTTGAGGCTCTGGACCATGCCCATCATAGGGATGATGATGTTCTGGTCAGCGGCTCTGGCGGCCCCTTCGGACACGCCCCACTTCTCTGCCCCGAGCAAAATGCAGGTGGGACGGGTGTAATCCACATCCCGGTAGTCCACAGCCCGTTCTGAAAGGTGGGTGGCCAGCACCTGATAGCCTTTTTGCTGCAACCCCTCGATGGTGGGCAACACTTCGCGGTAAGTGTGCAGGGGCACCCATTTCTCGGCACTGCCAGAGGTGGCGTTGTAGGTGGGCATGCCCCCTCTGGGCACAATGGCATGGGCTTCCATGGCCCCCACGGCATCGCAGGAACGCAGGATGGCCGAAAGGTTGTGGGGTTTGTGCACTTCTTCAAGAAGCACCGTCAGGGTGGGTTGCCGCAAAGAGAGCACCCTCTGGATTTTTTGCAGTCTGGCCTGTTTCAAAACATGTCCTCACATTCAAAATCTCCCCTTGAGGGGAGATGCGTTGTTTCTGATTCTACTGGAACTTGGCAAAAATCACTTGCCGAAACGGCGTTCCCGGTCCTGAAAACTGCGGATGGCCCGCAGAAAGTCCACCCTGCGGAAAGAAGGCCAGTAGGCATCACAGAAGTAATACTCGCTGTATGCGCTCTGCCAGAGCAAAAACCCGGACAGGCGGATCTCTCCAGAGGTGCGGATGATGAAGTCGGGATCGGGTGCCCCTGCGGTTTCCAGATAATTGCCGATGTGGCTCACGTCCAGAGATTCCGCAAGTTCTGCAAGGGTTTTGCCTTCTTTGACTTTGTCGGCCATCAGGCGTTTGACGGCACCCACGATTTCCTCGCGGCCACCGTAACCAATGGCGATGTGCAAGAGCAATCCCTGATAGTCTTTGGTGGCGTCCTCCAGTTGCTTGAGGGCTTCACGGGTCTGCTCGGGGAATTCATCGATCTGGCCGATCAGTTTGATCCTGACCTTGTTGGCGTGGATGCGTGGGTCATGCACCATCTTGGCCGCTTCACGGGTGAAAAGCTCCAGCAGATCGGTGACTTCTTTGGGATCCCGGCTTTTGTTGTCCGAGGAGAACACCCACAGGGTCACGTGGGGGATGCCCAAAGCAAGGCACCATTCCAGCACTTCGTAGGCTTTGTGCGCCCCGATTTCGTGTCCGGCTTTGATTTCCTTGTTCAGGCTGCGGGCAAACCGGCGGTTGCCGTCCAGAATGATGCCAAGGTGACGGGGCATTTTTCCGTGGGCCTTCACCGCTTTCAGAACGCGCCTTTCGTACCACCAGTACAGGGGTTTCTGGAGGTCTTCAAGGAAATGGAAGGCTTTTTTAAAGTTCACGGGCGGAACGCTGGCTTCTCTCATAAGTGTGAACGCTGCGCCAGAGTGCAACTCTGGGACAGTGCATCCGGTCCAGTTTAGCACTGTTGTCTGAAAGGCAAGTGATGATGGGAAGGAGCAAAAGAAGCGCAATGCCGGGGTTCGGGCAATGCAAACCCAAAGACCTATCAGCCGTCAGCCATCAGCGGTCAGCCAGAAGGAAAGTTCTCTTGCTGCCTTTCAAGCTTCAAAGCTGATTGGCTTTCATTTTCGTCTTTGTGTCTGGATGTTGTCAAAAGCAACAGCCTTTTGGTGAGCTTTTTGCTGAATGCTGAGAGCTGACGGCTGACCGCTTTTTCAGTTGGCCTGCCAAAAGTCGGACTTTGTGGTGCCCATGGAAAGAGCAAAAAAAGCGCAATGCCGGGGTTCGGGCAACATCAACAGGAGCGCAACCTCAAAGGAAAAGCATCCCCTGTTTTTCCTGCAACTGGGCCAGAATTTTGCGGTCCAGTTTGGACATGGCTGCGGTGGTGGAAGCCAGAGCCACATCCGCCTCTGCCTGATGAACCTGAACCACAAAATGGCGGTGGGTCATGGTGTGCTCCACCGTTCCAAGAAATTTGGCACCTCTGGCATTCAGTCGGTCCAGAAGGCGCTTCAGGGCATCTTCGGCTTCTTCCCCTTTTTGGACCTGTTCCAGAGGCGGTCCACTGAGCCCTCCCAGCAGGCCTTTCTCTGGCCGTTTTTCGATGAACAGGGCTTGTGGATTTCCAATCAGAACCGCCACAGCCTGCACTTCTTTGATTTCTGCACGCACTTTGGGCGCAGGGAAAGCAGTGGGCTGCCCGGAAGCATACGCCTGACAGAAATCCCGAACCGGACAGGCAGGGCATTTGGGGGCTTTGGGGGTGCACACCGTGGCCCCGAGTTCCATCACCGCCTGATTCCAACTGCTGGCGTCTTTTTGGAACAGCAGTTCATCGGCTTTGTCTTGAAGCCACCCATCGGAAGGCTGCTCAACGGCAAACCAGCGGGCCAGCACCCTGCGGACGTTCCCATCCACCACGGCTTTGGGAAAGTTGAAGGCGATGCTGCTGACTGCGGCAGCGGTGTAAGGCCCCACCCCTTTTAAAGCCAGCAAACCTTCGTAGGTCTCTGGAAAGGGCAAGTCTGCCACTTGCTTTGCAGCCGCATGGAGGTTGCGGGCTCTGGCGTAGTATCCACAGCCTTCCCATGCTTGCAGCACCTCTTCCAGAGGGGCTTTTGCCAGATCTTGCACGGTGGGGAAACGTTCAACAAAGCGTTCGTAATAGACCGTCCCGGTGACCACCTGCGTTTGCTGGAGGATCACCTCCGAGACCCAGATTTTGTAAGGATCGCGGGTGCGCCTCCAGGGGAGGTCCCGGGCGTTCTGGTGGTACCAGGAAAGAAGCTGCTCTTGCACTGGACCAGTATAGAGAAGCAAGCCAGAGGAAACCCTTTTCGGAATTGCAATTTGTCCTGTCGAAACCTTCATGTGGGCTTTCTGTGATGGGCAGGACCGTATAATCAGGGGGTGACGGTGCTCAGCGACAAGAAAACCGACAGCAGTTACAGCAGCAACTCTGCCAACGCACTGATCCACCTGTACCGAGCCGAGGTGGGCCGCATGACCGCCTACCGACAGCGCCTCGACATGACCACCAACTGGGCGGTGGTGACCAGTGCAGGTATTGCTTCGTTTGCTTTTTCCAACGAAGTGACCCACGCGGTGTTTCTGTTCGCCATGTTCATGAATTACTTTTTTCTGCACCTCGAATCCAGACGGTTCAGGCAATACGAAATTGCCCACCACCGGGTGCGCATCATGGAGCGCTTCTTTTATCCGGCCATGCTGGGAGATCCGGTAGACGGCAGCTGGCATCAGGTGTTGCTCGGTGAACTGGCCAAACCCATGAGCCCGATGCGCCGCATTGACGCCATGGGCTGGAGGTTGCGCCGAAATTACCTCTGGCTGTATGCAGGCATCCTGATCGTGTGGATCACCAAAGTGGACACCGGACGCCTCAAAGGCGAAAAGTACGCTTTCAGTGAGTACCTGGAGCTGTACCACGTCGGCAACATCCATGGCTGGATCATTGTGTTGATGGTGGTCCTGTTCTATCTGGTCCTGATCAACATGGCCGTGTACGCCAGCAAATACTACCCTCTGGAATCCGACTGAACAGACTTCATGCTGTTTGGACCAAGGTGTGGACTTGAGCAGAGCCCATTCTGCCCTGCCTTCTTGCTGTGAACTGTCCTCTGGGAACTGTGAACTTCCTGCTCACTCACCTTCAAACGGGGTTCCAAAGACCTGCGTCCAGTAGTGCTTGAAGGTTTTGTCTCCAGAGTTCACGTAGGCCACCCCGAGTTCTGCAAAATCCCCCATGATGTTGACGCAGTGCCCGTGGCTGTGGGCCCATGCATCCACCACCTCTTCCGGGGTTTTCTGGCCTCTGGCGATGTTTTCTCCAACCGCCTGTGCGTTGAAGCCTGCCGCAATGGCACGGTCCATGGGCTGCGAGTTGTCTCTGGGGGATTTGTGGTCAAAGTACTGGTTGGCCGCCATGCCCACCGACTGGGCCAGAGCAGCCCGGTCCAGAGAGGCATTCTTGCGCAGCAAGGATTTGGGGGTGCCCGTAAAATCCTGTGTGTCGCAGTTCCAGCCTTTGACCCTCAGGTCGTTGGTGAGGACCAGCACAGCAGCCTCAAACGCCGAACTGCTGGTGTAATTCCCGAGCTTGAATTCACTGGACACGCTGTACCGGCCTTTGCTGCCTTCAATGCTGAACTGGACTTTCTCTTTGCTGTTTTTGCCACTGGATTTCAGGAAGATGCGCTCTCCCTGCACCGCATTGCCATTGACCACCCATTTGGCCACAGGGTTGGGTTTGTAAATGCGGCTGGCATTCACCAGTTCTGCGGTGTTGTCGAGGGCAAACAGCACCACAAATCCCGCTTTTTCCTGTTCCCCATCGATTTTGACGTTCAACTCCATGCGACTGGCTTTCTTGCCCGGAATCTCAATTTTGACGCTGGCTTTGTAGCTGCCGGGTTTGTAGTAGGTGTGTCTGGGGCTGGTGTCTGTGCTGGAGGTTCCATCTCCAAAATCCCAGGTGAAACGGCTTCCCTCTGGGAGGGCTTGATCCGCTTGCAGGGCAAACTGAACCACCGCTGGAGCACGGCTGGCCCCGATGGTCTGGTAAGAAACATTGATTTGCAGGGCAAAGCCGATGGAACTCAGGGCCAGAAGCAGGGTCAGGGCAGTCCGTTTCATGTTGTTTCACTTCAGTTTACGCTCATTTTCCTTACCCGTTGATGAAAAGCTCGGGTGGTGTCGAATCAAAAACAGTCAAGTCCGTTCTTGATTTCTGCCCCTCAAGAGCGTAGGCTGAGACACGGTTGCGAAAGCAACCCGGGGGAACGCCGGTGAAAATCCGGGACTGTCGCGCAACGGTAACCTGTCACAGGAAGTCCGAATACCCGAATGCAAGCACCTCTCGCGGAGAAGGGGGCTTTGCGCAAAACCCTGTTTTGCCAAAGACGCCCGCCATGCATGGCGGTTTTTTGATCCCGAGAAGAACAGGAGTTCAAGTGAAACGTTTTGTTTTCAGTGCCATGTTGCTGCTGGGCAGTGCCTTTGCCACCCAGTATCCCCTCACCATCAAAGACGATCTGGGCAACACCGTGGTCATCAAAAAAGAGCCCATGCGGATCATCAGCATGCTGCCCAGCAACACCGAAACCCTCTGCGCTCTGGGGGCCTGTGACCGCCTGATTGGGCGCGACGATTACAGCAACTTTCCCAAAAGCGTGGAGAAAGTGCAGGCTTTCGGTGGCCTTTACAACCCCAACGTGGAAGGCATGATTGCCGCCAAACCCGATCTGGTGATTGCCAGCAAATACGGCAAGCTTTCCGAGCGCCTCCAGCAAGCCGGAATTCCCGTGATTGCCGTCAACCCTGAGACCTATCAGGACATCTTCAGAAAGACCACCCTGCTCGGGAAGGTGCTGAACAAGGAAAGCCAAGCCAAAGCCCTGAACATCAAGGTGCAGGCCGAAGTCAAAAAGTACGAGATTCTGGCGAAAACCGTCAAAACCCCCAAAGTGTACTTCGAGATTGACCCCACCCCTTACTCCATTGGTCCCAACTCTTTCATGGGTGTGATCCTGACCAAAGCCGGGGCACAAAACATCATTCCTGCGGAACTCGGGGATTTCCCGAAAATCAGCCCGGAACTGGTCATCGAGAAAAACCCTCAGGTGATGCTGGGCCTCAGCCTTGCAGATGCCCAGAAACGTCCCGGTTGGAGCAGCATCGATGCGGTCAAGAACAAAAAAGTCATCGAGATCCCCTGGGAACTCAATGAAATGCTGGGCCGTCCCGGTCCACGCATCGGTGAGGCCCTCAAGGGTCTGGTCAAACTCCTTCACCCCGAGCTGGCCAAGAAGTAAGCCATGCAACGCTCCCTGCCCCTCAAACGGCGCGTGTATCCCACCCTGACGTTCACGGTGGGCGCACTGGTGCTGTGTGTGGTGCTGGCGGTCAGTCTGGGCAGCATCAACATTCCGGTCCTCACCACCCTGAGTGCCCTCTTCAAAGGGATCACCGGGCAGGCCAGAGACGGTCTGGAAGTGATCGTGTGGGATGTGCGTTTCCCGAGGGTCCTGATGGGGATGCTGGTCGGTGGGTGCCTCGCCATGAGTGGGGCCACCTATCAGGGGCTGTTCCGCAACCCTCTGGCCGATCCTTACCTGATGGGGGTGGCTTCTGGCGCTTCGCTGGGGGCCACCATCGGTCTGGTGATGGGTGTGCCGAATGCATGGTTGCCTGCGCTGGCTCTGGGGTCTTCCCTCCTGAGTGTGGCCCTGATCCTGACTTTGTCTGCGCAGGGCAAGGTACTGAAAACCACCAACCTGATCCTGACCGGCGTGGTGGTGGGAAGCCTCAGCACGGCCATCAGCACCTACCTGATGCTGAACCACAAAGACGATGTGCGGCAGGTGTTCTTCTGGACGCTGGGCAATCTGGCTTTCGCAAGCTGGCAAAACATCCAGACGATGCTCCCTTACCTGTTGCTGGGTGGCCTGTTCTTGCAAAGTCTGGCCCGCCCCTTGAACACCTTGCAACTGGGTGAACCCACTGCTTACAGTCTCGGGGTTCCGGTGGACCGCCTGAAGTGGTTGTTGATCGTTGCCAGCAGTCTGGTGACCGCGGTGGCCGTCAGTTACGTGGGCATCATCGGGTTTGTGGGCCTGATTGCGCCCCACATCATGCGGAGGTTGGTGGGATCCCACTATCCGGTTTTGATTCCCATGAGCGCCCTGTTGGGAGGGGTTTTGCTGGTGGTGGCAGACCTGCTGGCCCGCACCCTGATCCGGCCTTCCGAACTGCCGGTGGGCATCGTGATGACCGTGGTGGGAGGCATTTTCTTCCTGTACCTTTTGAGGAAAAATGCATGAAGATGCCAGACGCTTTTGAAGTCCAGAGCCTTTCTGTCCAGATCGGCAACAAAACCATCTTGCAGGAGGTGCAGGCGGTTTTTCCTGCGGGTCAGTTGTGCGCCATTCTGGGGGCCAACGGGGCAGGCAAAAGCACCTTGCTGAAAGCCCTCCTCGGCTGGCTCAAACCCACCAGAGGAGAAGTGAACCTGCTCGGGAAACCGCTCTCCCAGTACCCCAGAAGGGAAAGGGCGCAAACGCTGGCTTATCTGGACCAGACCCAGACCCTCCCGGAGGATTTGCTGGTGTCGCAACTGATCAGCCTTGGACGGCCCCAGACCGAACGCTGGCTGTGGGGCATGCTGCCCAACCCCATCGGCGGAACCACCCAGCAGGATCAGGAAGCCGTCGAGTGGGCGATGCACCGCACCGACACCTTCAGGTTCAAAGACCGCATGGTTGGGGAACTCTCTGGCGGAGAAAAACAGCGTGTGTTGCTGGCCCGTGCCCTTGCTGCCCGTCCTCAGGTGCTCCTGCTGGACGAGCCCACCAACCACATGGACATCGCCTATCAGGCAGACCTGATCCGCTTGCTCAAACGGGAAGTGTCCAAAGGGCTCACGGTCATTCTGGTGCTGCACGACCTGAATCTGGCTTCTCTGGCCGACCACGTCACCCTGATGCAAGCCGGGAAAGTCATCCAGCAGGGTCTGCCCACTGAAACCCTCACCCCTGAAACGCTCCAGAGCACCTACGGGGTCAAGGTGGATGTCCTGAACCATCAGGGCAGACAGGTGGTGGTCCTGCGTGAATAGTCCCCTTCCAAAGCCCAAATTCTTCAAGACCAACGGTCACCTGATGCTGTGCCAGAACAACAGTTGCCGCCAGAAAGGATCGGATGTGCTCCATCTGGCCCTGACCCGCGCACTGGAGCAGCATCACCTGATGTACTACAAGTCTGGAGGGAGCATCCGTTACACCGTCAGTGGGTGTCTGGGGGCTTGCAGCCATGGTCCTGTGCTGGCCTGCTACCGCAAAACCGAACAGGGCATGGAAGAAGGCTGGTACCACGCCATGACCTTGCCTCTGGCCCTGAAAGTGGCTCAAGCGGTGCAGGAAGGTGCCGCTTTGCCCACCGACCACAGATTTGACCAGTGAACATCAGTTAAACTTCAGTTATGCGACTCCCCCTCTGGTCGGCTCTGGTGCTTTTGTGTGCCGGAATGACCCACGCACAACAGGTTCAAAGCATTCAAGGACAGGCCGAGGTTCGCCTGAGCAACTGGCAACCCCTTGCTGAAAAAAGCACCCTGCAAAATCCGATTCGAACCCTGCTGGGACGGGTTGAAATCACCGTTCCTCAGGGGCGCTTTTTGCTGGGCAGCAACTCTGAAGCCCAACCCCGCAACGGCGAAGTACAATTGCTGAACGGTCAGGGTTACGTGGAAGGGCAATTTCCTTTCTTTCTGGGCACAGCACACGTGTACATCGATGGTCGAGCCAGAGTGGACATCACCCCCACAGGAGCAACCATCAGTGTTCTGGAAGGCAAAGCCCGCCTTTCGGTGCCTCAAAAAGGCATCCTGTACGTCCCAGAGAAAAAAGCCTACATCCTCAACAGAGACACCATCACCGACTTTCAGGAAGACGACGCATGGTATGACAACGACCTGGTGGGCACCGGCACCCTGCAGGTGGCTGCCCTCAGGGGCACTGTCGAAGTGCAGAAAAGCCAGCAGTGGCAGAAACTGAAAGTCAAAAACACCCTCGGGCAGGATCAGGTGGTGAAAACCAGCCTCAACAGTTGGGCAGAATTTGTCTTTGAAGATGGCAGTTACTTCCGCCTGAACGAAAAAAGCCAGGTGCGCGTAGAGTCCATCGAGAAACTGTCCAGTGGGAAACGCAGGGTCACCCTGAAACTGGAAGCCGGAACCGCATGGAACGTGGTTCAGAAAGGCAAAGGGGGCTACCAGTTCCGAACTGCCACTCTGGTGGCCGGGGTGCGGGGCACCACTTTCCGTCTGGATTCCGACGACACCCTCAAGGTCTTTGAAGGCACCGTGGCCGCCAGCCAGAACGACCAGAGCCTTCCTGTTCAGGCCAACCAGCAGTTCAACCCTGCCACAGGTCCAGAAACCCTCAAGCTGGATGCCAAAGACCGCTTCAACCAGAGGTTGGACGCCCTCAGGAACCAACCGCTCACCATCCAGCTTGACCCGCTGCCCGCCGGACCACTGCGCACTTTTGCCATCTCAGGGACCACTTTGCCCGGAACGGACCTGCAGTATGTCACCGAAGGCCAGACCCTCCCTCTGGATGTGGACGACGATGGACGCTTCTCACTGGCCCTTGAGCTTCCAGAAGGGCTGCACACTTTCGCTCTGGTCGCTGAACGCAACAACCAGAACGTGATTCTGAACCAGAGTGTGCAGCTTGAAAAAGAAAAACCTGCCGTGGTCCCTCCACCTGTCACAGCAGTGCAGTTGCAACCTGCAGTGCCCTTCAAAGTCGAGGCGGAAGTGGTGCCTCCTCCGCCTGCTCCTGACCCTGTTGAACTGCAAATTGAACTGGCCCCTTTTGCCAGCAAAGTGCTTTCGAAACTGGTGCTCTCAGGACAGACCGACCCAGCAGGAACCCTGCGCTACGAGGAGGGCGAACGCACCCTGATTCTGCCTCTGGATGCAGAAGGAAAATTCTCTGTCCCCATGGACCTTGCCGATGGTGAACACACCTTCACCCTGAGGGTCAACCGGGACAACAGCGAGTTTGCTCTGGCCCAGACGGTGCGCATCGACAGCACACCACCCGAGGTCCTGCTGCTCGAAGCCCGCAAAGAAGGAAGCTGGCTTTTGCTGGACCTGAGGGTGCAAGACAGCACCTCTGTGACCTTGCAGGTGCTGGGTTACACCCTGACTCCAGATGGAAGCACCCTACGGATCCCTTTCATGCAAGACACCCCTCAGGTGCAAATCGTGCTGACCGATGAAGCAGGCAACACCATTGCCCGTGAAGTGACCGTGCAGTGAAAGCTTTAACCTCACTCCAGAGTGCACTGGTCTTGGGTGCTTCTGGAGCGGTTCTCAATGCTGAAACGGATGTTCTCGGGTCCGATGCTGATGGCGGCCTGCATGCGGGTGAAACCCTTGCTGACATTCACCACAGATTGAATGTTGACCGCCCGGTTCAGTTGGTCCATGAAGAACTTCTGCAAGGTGGCATGGTCCTGATCGGTCAGGGAAAAACACACCTGCGAAAGGGCGAGGGTCAGCCCCTGCACATAACCCGCTTGGCTTGAAAAACCCTGTGTGACACCCGGTTTCAGAAAGTTTTTCACCTGAAACTCAAACCTCTGGAAGGTTTTGCTGTTCACTCCAGTGGTGCCGATGATCTGAAACCGGTTGGTTTCTTGCCCTTTGGTCATGGTGATCTGGTAGGTGGCTTGCTGTTTCTGGTTGACCTGCCGCAGAGGGGCCACCTGTGCATCGGCAATTTTGCTCTGGCGTTTGAGGTTGTTCAACAAATCCATCACGTCCCATTCGGCAGCGTGGGCCACGGAAAGGACACTGAAAGCAAGCATCAACAGTTTTTTCATTGGTTTTCAGTTTAGAGCATTTGACAGAAGAGCATTTGACAGAAGAACAAGAGGTTGTCTCTCTGAGAGGACGACTCCATCTGTTCCACGAATCAACGCAGTCAACCCATCTCTGGTCTTCAGGCCAAAATCAGTAAATTGATGCTCAATCCCAACTGCATCCAACAGGCAAACACAGTTTCTATGATGGACCCATGAATGATGCTTTTCTCGACAAATTGGACCTGATTCTGGAAGAAACCGAAAGCCTTGAGCAGGCCCGACTGGATGAAATGGAACGACAGCAACGCGAACGGGCCTTGCAAATGGAAAGGGTCAGCCTGTTCATCACCCAGAGTGTGCAACCGATTTTTCAGGGCTGCGCCACCCGTCTGGCCGAAAAACATTACCCCGTTTCTGTGCAGGTGGGAGATCCCGAGTTCCCCTCCATCCAGATCAGCATTTCTCCACGGGAAAGGCAGGA of the Deinococcus misasensis DSM 22328 genome contains:
- a CDS encoding NAD(P)H-dependent oxidoreductase subunit E is translated as MNSPLPKPKFFKTNGHLMLCQNNSCRQKGSDVLHLALTRALEQHHLMYYKSGGSIRYTVSGCLGACSHGPVLACYRKTEQGMEEGWYHAMTLPLALKVAQAVQEGAALPTDHRFDQ
- a CDS encoding ABC transporter ATP-binding protein, translated to MKMPDAFEVQSLSVQIGNKTILQEVQAVFPAGQLCAILGANGAGKSTLLKALLGWLKPTRGEVNLLGKPLSQYPRRERAQTLAYLDQTQTLPEDLLVSQLISLGRPQTERWLWGMLPNPIGGTTQQDQEAVEWAMHRTDTFRFKDRMVGELSGGEKQRVLLARALAARPQVLLLDEPTNHMDIAYQADLIRLLKREVSKGLTVILVLHDLNLASLADHVTLMQAGKVIQQGLPTETLTPETLQSTYGVKVDVLNHQGRQVVVLRE
- a CDS encoding isoprenyl transferase, whose translation is MNFKKAFHFLEDLQKPLYWWYERRVLKAVKAHGKMPRHLGIILDGNRRFARSLNKEIKAGHEIGAHKAYEVLEWCLALGIPHVTLWVFSSDNKSRDPKEVTDLLELFTREAAKMVHDPRIHANKVRIKLIGQIDEFPEQTREALKQLEDATKDYQGLLLHIAIGYGGREEIVGAVKRLMADKVKEGKTLAELAESLDVSHIGNYLETAGAPDPDFIIRTSGEIRLSGFLLWQSAYSEYYFCDAYWPSFRRVDFLRAIRSFQDRERRFGK
- the trmH gene encoding tRNA (guanosine(18)-2'-O)-methyltransferase TrmH, translating into MKQARLQKIQRVLSLRQPTLTVLLEEVHKPHNLSAILRSCDAVGAMEAHAIVPRGGMPTYNATSGSAEKWVPLHTYREVLPTIEGLQQKGYQVLATHLSERAVDYRDVDYTRPTCILLGAEKWGVSEGAARAADQNIIIPMMGMVQSLNVSVAAATILFEAQRQRQVAGMYKAPQVDPETLKTLTFEWLYPDLAEIYRNKGEPYPDIDEEGMIVQGSHQPSAVSEQID
- the mutY gene encoding A/G-specific adenine glycosylase yields the protein MQEQLLSWYHQNARDLPWRRTRDPYKIWVSEVILQQTQVVTGTVYYERFVERFPTVQDLAKAPLEEVLQAWEGCGYYARARNLHAAAKQVADLPFPETYEGLLALKGVGPYTAAAVSSIAFNFPKAVVDGNVRRVLARWFAVEQPSDGWLQDKADELLFQKDASSWNQAVMELGATVCTPKAPKCPACPVRDFCQAYASGQPTAFPAPKVRAEIKEVQAVAVLIGNPQALFIEKRPEKGLLGGLSGPPLEQVQKGEEAEDALKRLLDRLNARGAKFLGTVEHTMTHRHFVVQVHQAEADVALASTTAAMSKLDRKILAQLQEKQGMLFL
- a CDS encoding ABC transporter substrate-binding protein; amino-acid sequence: MKRFVFSAMLLLGSAFATQYPLTIKDDLGNTVVIKKEPMRIISMLPSNTETLCALGACDRLIGRDDYSNFPKSVEKVQAFGGLYNPNVEGMIAAKPDLVIASKYGKLSERLQQAGIPVIAVNPETYQDIFRKTTLLGKVLNKESQAKALNIKVQAEVKKYEILAKTVKTPKVYFEIDPTPYSIGPNSFMGVILTKAGAQNIIPAELGDFPKISPELVIEKNPQVMLGLSLADAQKRPGWSSIDAVKNKKVIEIPWELNEMLGRPGPRIGEALKGLVKLLHPELAKK
- a CDS encoding DUF2270 domain-containing protein; translated protein: MTVLSDKKTDSSYSSNSANALIHLYRAEVGRMTAYRQRLDMTTNWAVVTSAGIASFAFSNEVTHAVFLFAMFMNYFFLHLESRRFRQYEIAHHRVRIMERFFYPAMLGDPVDGSWHQVLLGELAKPMSPMRRIDAMGWRLRRNYLWLYAGILIVWITKVDTGRLKGEKYAFSEYLELYHVGNIHGWIIVLMVVLFYLVLINMAVYASKYYPLESD
- a CDS encoding FecR family protein, with translation MRLPLWSALVLLCAGMTHAQQVQSIQGQAEVRLSNWQPLAEKSTLQNPIRTLLGRVEITVPQGRFLLGSNSEAQPRNGEVQLLNGQGYVEGQFPFFLGTAHVYIDGRARVDITPTGATISVLEGKARLSVPQKGILYVPEKKAYILNRDTITDFQEDDAWYDNDLVGTGTLQVAALRGTVEVQKSQQWQKLKVKNTLGQDQVVKTSLNSWAEFVFEDGSYFRLNEKSQVRVESIEKLSSGKRRVTLKLEAGTAWNVVQKGKGGYQFRTATLVAGVRGTTFRLDSDDTLKVFEGTVAASQNDQSLPVQANQQFNPATGPETLKLDAKDRFNQRLDALRNQPLTIQLDPLPAGPLRTFAISGTTLPGTDLQYVTEGQTLPLDVDDDGRFSLALELPEGLHTFALVAERNNQNVILNQSVQLEKEKPAVVPPPVTAVQLQPAVPFKVEAEVVPPPPAPDPVELQIELAPFASKVLSKLVLSGQTDPAGTLRYEEGERTLILPLDAEGKFSVPMDLADGEHTFTLRVNRDNSEFALAQTVRIDSTPPEVLLLEARKEGSWLLLDLRVQDSTSVTLQVLGYTLTPDGSTLRIPFMQDTPQVQIVLTDEAGNTIAREVTVQ
- a CDS encoding CAP domain-containing protein; translation: MKRTALTLLLALSSIGFALQINVSYQTIGASRAPAVVQFALQADQALPEGSRFTWDFGDGTSSTDTSPRHTYYKPGSYKASVKIEIPGKKASRMELNVKIDGEQEKAGFVVLFALDNTAELVNASRIYKPNPVAKWVVNGNAVQGERIFLKSSGKNSKEKVQFSIEGSKGRYSVSSEFKLGNYTSSSAFEAAVLVLTNDLRVKGWNCDTQDFTGTPKSLLRKNASLDRAALAQSVGMAANQYFDHKSPRDNSQPMDRAIAAGFNAQAVGENIARGQKTPEEVVDAWAHSHGHCVNIMGDFAELGVAYVNSGDKTFKHYWTQVFGTPFEGE
- a CDS encoding FecCD family ABC transporter permease produces the protein MQRSLPLKRRVYPTLTFTVGALVLCVVLAVSLGSINIPVLTTLSALFKGITGQARDGLEVIVWDVRFPRVLMGMLVGGCLAMSGATYQGLFRNPLADPYLMGVASGASLGATIGLVMGVPNAWLPALALGSSLLSVALILTLSAQGKVLKTTNLILTGVVVGSLSTAISTYLMLNHKDDVRQVFFWTLGNLAFASWQNIQTMLPYLLLGGLFLQSLARPLNTLQLGEPTAYSLGVPVDRLKWLLIVASSLVTAVAVSYVGIIGFVGLIAPHIMRRLVGSHYPVLIPMSALLGGVLLVVADLLARTLIRPSELPVGIVMTVVGGIFFLYLLRKNA